From one Diachasmimorpha longicaudata isolate KC_UGA_2023 chromosome 8, iyDiaLong2, whole genome shotgun sequence genomic stretch:
- the LOC135165035 gene encoding SLIT-ROBO Rho GTPase-activating protein 1-like isoform X2 has product MFQCIIQQRNGWIHPSSPETKDVFPDIRLQLNEQLRCLDVRMESQVALVAELQDFFRRRAELELDYSKSLDKMARSIQLRHKEQKQKREQWPLFSSYACWQQLVNETKSLSRDHAALSEVYSTHLVGRLNQVMEDVQRIYRRCREIGYETHEEILRVLHELHTTMKTYQAYQGESRQAETKLRVAEQQRSKLEVTNAPPEKLARSKKYKLIEKEVNKRKAKYTEAKLKALKARNEYILCLEASNTTIHKYFVDDLSDLIDCMDFGFHNCIARALLMHCSAEDGRQRSLQSGAEQLAACVGSLDSRADKQRFLESHHAAFMIPKKFEFQCQRGDDAPEPELQKILHNEMEQRLTQLQQRVTSLRTESEEVWKTLETAETSLLEMLTAKDYDCTRYFGDNAVPTSKPPETVQIKLRADRQETEDFYLMKFREYLLGTSRIARLDAKQDYIRQSLQDGSNGSPNPSIPSKQKQARRKRIGRLQMNGQPKLFGGSLEEYLETMNQEIPLIVKSCVRVINLYGLHHQGIFRVSGSQVEINNFREWFERGEDPLADVTDASDINSVAGVLKLYLRELREPLFPIIYFEHLMELAQLESKQEFVIKMKELISSLSRPVVIVMRYLFAFLNHLSEFSDENMMDPYNLAICFGPTLVPVPEDKDQVQYQNQVNELIKNIITFCEEIFPDDIGGIQYEKYISREPDDVDVGDSPTDQVQEDMDSEVYPSEDESENLEATAQFDFNARSERELSFKKGDTITLYMQVSYDWWRGSVGGREGLIPDKYIMLKIKDEERDKDLLKSSSEESMRRRASSSADSTLSSNNSPLMGPSSNHNNAWTATNATDTVTTSGSSQHAEAIPNNTIVSMAVANTACTSQTLISREASTQSKPSTPSDEKVFPEDCALDENGSVNDFLDTLSTGSDDIPPDPSISPDPPRGMSRKQQWKSQSVLEGTPAPQADDTPETKTFSANRELWQKRATSQSSLAPPVPPTPKSFRVLQEFRDMRQKHTPDLVMDLPLTSQDENKKSSSTTSLSSSDDETSSVYQNRSPGSNGPESPDMSTAAERFAKQNQCTLKKNTKTSNGGNTERIKSLIDDEDQADNSDIVRSASSSEISSTDVPLRSPLPPRSTPMIAAKFADMRLTGGSQQVSSFKPQVKVKPTILRKPVMPFPHPHMSPELARKIEKQVQNTEQAN; this is encoded by the exons ATGTTTCAGTGCATTATTCAACAGAGAAACGGCTGGATCCATCCCTCCAGTCCCGAGACCAAGGACGTATTTCCAG ATATAAGGCTGCAATTGAACGAGCAGCTGAGATGTCTGGACGTGAGAATGGAGTCCCAGGTGGCACTGGTAGCTGAACTGCAGGACTTCTTCCGCAGAAGAGCAGAACTAGAGTTAGATTACAGTAAATCCTTGGATAAAATGGCCAGGAGTATTCAGCTGAGGCACAAGGAACAAAAACAAAA GAGGGAGCAGTGGCCCTTATTTTCGAGCTACGCTTGCTGGCAGCAGCTGGTGAATGAAACAAAATCACTCAGTAGAGATCACGCCGCCCTCTCCGAGGTGTACAGTACCCACCTCGTTGGACGTCTTAATCAAGTTATGGAGGATGTCCAGCGTATCTACCGTCGTTGTCGTGAAATAGGTTACGAAACACACGAAGAAATTCTCAGGGTACTCCACGAATTACACACAACAATGAAAACTTATCAGGCTTATCAGGGTGAGTCGAGGCAGGCGGAGACTAAACTACGGGTTGCTGAGCAACAGAGGAGTAAACTCGAGGTCACAAATGCACCACCTGAGAAGTTAGCTAGGAGTAAAAAATACAAGCTCATCGAGAAGGAAGTGAACAAG AGGAAGGCAAAGTACACAGAAGCAAAGCTCAAAGCCCTGAAGGCGCGAAATGAGTATATTCTCTGTCTAGAAGCCTCAAACACCACGATCCACAAGTATTTCGTTGACGATTTATCAGACCTGATCGATTGCATGGACTTTGGCTTTCACAATTGCATCGCTAGAGCTCTCCTGATGCACTGCAGTGCAGAAGATGGACGACAAAGATCACTGCAATCTGGTGCTGAACAATTAGCAGCATGTGTTGGCTCCCTAGACTCACGAGCTGATAAACAGAGATTCCTCGAGTCTCATCATGCCGCCTTCATGATtcccaaaaaatttgaattccaGTGCCAACGGGGTGACGATGCACCTGAGCctgaattacaaaaaattctccacaatGAAATGGAACAGAGACTGACGCAGTTACAACAGAGGGTTACATCATTGAGAACCGAGTCGGAGGAAGTTTGGAAGACACTTGAAACTGCTGAAACCAGTCTCCTTGAAATGTTGACAGCTAAGGATTACGATTGCACTAGGTATTTTGGTGACAATGCTGTGCCAACTTCAAAGCCACCTGAGACTGTTCAGATCAAATTGCGTGCCGACAGACAGGAGACTGAGGACTTTTATCTTATG AAATTCCGGGAGTACTTGTTGGGCACCTCTCGCATAGCCCGACTGGATGCAAAGCAGGACTACATCCGGCAGTCGCTCCAGGACGGTTCAAATGGCAGTCCTAATCCGTCAATTCCCTCGAAGCAGAAGCAAGCCCGAAGAAAGAGGATCGGTCGCCTCCAGATGAACGGTCAGCCAAAGCTCTTCGGTGGTTCCCTCGAGGAGTACCTCGAGACCATGAACCAAGAGATACCCTTGATAGTAAAGAGCTGTGTCAGAGTGATAAATCTCTACGGTCTCCACCACCAGGGGATTTTCCGTGTGTCGGGCTCCCAAGttgagataaataattttcgcgAGTGGTTTGAACGCGGTGAGGATCCATTGGCCGACGTGACCGATGCATCAGACATAAACAGTGTCGCTGGTGTTCTGAAACTTTACCTGAGAGAACTACGTGAGCCCCTCTTTCCCATAATATATTTTGAACATCTCATGGAACTTGCACAACTCGAATCGAAACAGGAATTTGTCATCAAGATGAAGGAACTAATATCGAGTTTATCACGACCCGTTGTCATTGTCATGCGATATCTGTTTGCATTTCTCAATCATCTGTCTGAATTCTCGGATGAGAATATGATGGATCCGTATAATTTAGCAATATGCTTTGGTCCAACACTTGTACCAGTGCCAGAGGATAAGGATCAAGTGCAGTATCAAAATCAAGTCAATGAactgattaaaaatatcataacATTCTGCGAGGAAATTTTTCCGGATGACATTGGTGGCATTCAGTATGAGAAGTACATTAGCAGAGAGCCTGATGATGT AGATGTGGGCGATTCGCCGACTGATCAGGTCCAAGAAGACATGGACTCAGAAGTCTATCCCTCTGAAGATG AATCAGAGAATCTAGAGGCGACAGCCCAATTTGACTTCAACGCACGATCAGAGCGTGAGTTGAGTTTTAAAAAAGGTGACACTATAACTCTCTACATGCAAGTGAGTTACGACTGGTGGAGAGGCTCGGTGGGTGGACGAGAGGGTCTTATCCCCGATAAATACATTATGCTAAAAATAAA GGATGAAGAGCGTGACAAAGACCTCTTGAAGTCCTCCAGCGAAGAGTCAATGCGCAGACGTGCATCGAGCTCAGCAGACAGTACCCTATCAAGTAACAATTCACCTTTGATGGGACCAAGTAGTAATCACAACAATGCGTGGACTGCGACAAATGCAACAGACACTGTAACGACTTCCGGGTcctctcagcacgccgaagcCATCCCCAACAATACCATTGTATCAATGGCAGTGGCGAATACAGCGTGTACCTCGCAAACGCTCATCAGTCGAGAG GCCTCAACCCAATCAAAGCCCTCGACACCGAGTGACGAAAAAGTCTTCCCCGAGGACTGTGCCCTGGACGAGAACGGAAGTGTCAATGATTTCCTGGATACCCTGTCAACCGGCAGTGACGATATTCCTCCGGATCCCTCCATCTCCCCCGATCCACCCCGAGGAATGTCCCGAAAGCAGCAGTGGAAGTCCCAAAGTGTCTTGGAAGGTACTCCAGCCCCCCAAGCCGACGATACCCCCGAGACAAAGACATTCTCAGCAAATCGAGAATTATGGCAGAAGCGTGCAACATCCCAGAGCAGTCTAGCCCCACCAGTTCCCCCAACTCCAAAGTCCTTCCGAGTTCTCCAAGAATTTCGTGACATGCGGCAAAAGCACACCCCAGACCTAGTGATGGATCTTCCCCTGACATCCcaggatgaaaataaaaaatcatcgtcCACCACGAGTCTGAGCAGCTCAGACGACGAGACATCATCAGTCTATCAGAATCGTTCACCTGGTTCAAATGGCCCTGAGTCACCAGATATGAGCACAGCAGCTGAGAGATTTGCCAAGCAAAATCAGTGtacattgaagaaaaatacaaaaacatCAAATGGAGGCAATACAGAAAGAATAAAAAGTCTTATTGATGATGAGGATCAGGCTGACAACAGTGATATTGTGAGATCAGCGAGTAGCAGTGAGATATCATCGACTGATGTGCCATTACGTTCCCCACTGCCACCAAGATCGACACCCATGATAGCTGCTAAATTCGCAGATATGAGACTGACTGGTGGCAGCCAGCAAGTGTCTTCCTTCAAACCACAGGTCAAGGTTAAACCTACCATATTGCGTAAGCCAGTTATGCCTTTTCCACATCCACACATGAGCCCGGAATTggcgagaaaaattgaaaaacaggTGCAGAATACAGAGCAGGCTAATTAG
- the LOC135165035 gene encoding SLIT-ROBO Rho GTPase-activating protein 1-like isoform X3, with protein sequence MFKLSSVRQDREAWTKDIRLQLNEQLRCLDVRMESQVALVAELQDFFRRRAELELDYSKSLDKMARSIQLRHKEQKQKREQWPLFSSYACWQQLVNETKSLSRDHAALSEVYSTHLVGRLNQVMEDVQRIYRRCREIGYETHEEILRVLHELHTTMKTYQAYQGESRQAETKLRVAEQQRSKLEVTNAPPEKLARSKKYKLIEKEVNKRKAKYTEAKLKALKARNEYILCLEASNTTIHKYFVDDLSDLIDCMDFGFHNCIARALLMHCSAEDGRQRSLQSGAEQLAACVGSLDSRADKQRFLESHHAAFMIPKKFEFQCQRGDDAPEPELQKILHNEMEQRLTQLQQRVTSLRTESEEVWKTLETAETSLLEMLTAKDYDCTRYFGDNAVPTSKPPETVQIKLRADRQETEDFYLMKFREYLLGTSRIARLDAKQDYIRQSLQDGSNGSPNPSIPSKQKQARRKRIGRLQMNGQPKLFGGSLEEYLETMNQEIPLIVKSCVRVINLYGLHHQGIFRVSGSQVEINNFREWFERGEDPLADVTDASDINSVAGVLKLYLRELREPLFPIIYFEHLMELAQLESKQEFVIKMKELISSLSRPVVIVMRYLFAFLNHLSEFSDENMMDPYNLAICFGPTLVPVPEDKDQVQYQNQVNELIKNIITFCEEIFPDDIGGIQYEKYISREPDDVDVGDSPTDQVQEDMDSEVYPSEDESENLEATAQFDFNARSERELSFKKGDTITLYMQVSYDWWRGSVGGREGLIPDKYIMLKIKDEERDKDLLKSSSEESMRRRASSSADSTLSSNNSPLMGPSSNHNNAWTATNATDTVTTSGSSQHAEAIPNNTIVSMAVANTACTSQTLISREASTQSKPSTPSDEKVFPEDCALDENGSVNDFLDTLSTGSDDIPPDPSISPDPPRGMSRKQQWKSQSVLEGTPAPQADDTPETKTFSANRELWQKRATSQSSLAPPVPPTPKSFRVLQEFRDMRQKHTPDLVMDLPLTSQDENKKSSSTTSLSSSDDETSSVYQNRSPGSNGPESPDMSTAAERFAKQNQCTLKKNTKTSNGGNTERIKSLIDDEDQADNSDIVRSASSSEISSTDVPLRSPLPPRSTPMIAAKFADMRLTGGSQQVSSFKPQVKVKPTILRKPVMPFPHPHMSPELARKIEKQVQNTEQAN encoded by the exons atgttCAAGCTGTCATCAGTCAGACAGGACAGAGAGGCATGGACAAAag ATATAAGGCTGCAATTGAACGAGCAGCTGAGATGTCTGGACGTGAGAATGGAGTCCCAGGTGGCACTGGTAGCTGAACTGCAGGACTTCTTCCGCAGAAGAGCAGAACTAGAGTTAGATTACAGTAAATCCTTGGATAAAATGGCCAGGAGTATTCAGCTGAGGCACAAGGAACAAAAACAAAA GAGGGAGCAGTGGCCCTTATTTTCGAGCTACGCTTGCTGGCAGCAGCTGGTGAATGAAACAAAATCACTCAGTAGAGATCACGCCGCCCTCTCCGAGGTGTACAGTACCCACCTCGTTGGACGTCTTAATCAAGTTATGGAGGATGTCCAGCGTATCTACCGTCGTTGTCGTGAAATAGGTTACGAAACACACGAAGAAATTCTCAGGGTACTCCACGAATTACACACAACAATGAAAACTTATCAGGCTTATCAGGGTGAGTCGAGGCAGGCGGAGACTAAACTACGGGTTGCTGAGCAACAGAGGAGTAAACTCGAGGTCACAAATGCACCACCTGAGAAGTTAGCTAGGAGTAAAAAATACAAGCTCATCGAGAAGGAAGTGAACAAG AGGAAGGCAAAGTACACAGAAGCAAAGCTCAAAGCCCTGAAGGCGCGAAATGAGTATATTCTCTGTCTAGAAGCCTCAAACACCACGATCCACAAGTATTTCGTTGACGATTTATCAGACCTGATCGATTGCATGGACTTTGGCTTTCACAATTGCATCGCTAGAGCTCTCCTGATGCACTGCAGTGCAGAAGATGGACGACAAAGATCACTGCAATCTGGTGCTGAACAATTAGCAGCATGTGTTGGCTCCCTAGACTCACGAGCTGATAAACAGAGATTCCTCGAGTCTCATCATGCCGCCTTCATGATtcccaaaaaatttgaattccaGTGCCAACGGGGTGACGATGCACCTGAGCctgaattacaaaaaattctccacaatGAAATGGAACAGAGACTGACGCAGTTACAACAGAGGGTTACATCATTGAGAACCGAGTCGGAGGAAGTTTGGAAGACACTTGAAACTGCTGAAACCAGTCTCCTTGAAATGTTGACAGCTAAGGATTACGATTGCACTAGGTATTTTGGTGACAATGCTGTGCCAACTTCAAAGCCACCTGAGACTGTTCAGATCAAATTGCGTGCCGACAGACAGGAGACTGAGGACTTTTATCTTATG AAATTCCGGGAGTACTTGTTGGGCACCTCTCGCATAGCCCGACTGGATGCAAAGCAGGACTACATCCGGCAGTCGCTCCAGGACGGTTCAAATGGCAGTCCTAATCCGTCAATTCCCTCGAAGCAGAAGCAAGCCCGAAGAAAGAGGATCGGTCGCCTCCAGATGAACGGTCAGCCAAAGCTCTTCGGTGGTTCCCTCGAGGAGTACCTCGAGACCATGAACCAAGAGATACCCTTGATAGTAAAGAGCTGTGTCAGAGTGATAAATCTCTACGGTCTCCACCACCAGGGGATTTTCCGTGTGTCGGGCTCCCAAGttgagataaataattttcgcgAGTGGTTTGAACGCGGTGAGGATCCATTGGCCGACGTGACCGATGCATCAGACATAAACAGTGTCGCTGGTGTTCTGAAACTTTACCTGAGAGAACTACGTGAGCCCCTCTTTCCCATAATATATTTTGAACATCTCATGGAACTTGCACAACTCGAATCGAAACAGGAATTTGTCATCAAGATGAAGGAACTAATATCGAGTTTATCACGACCCGTTGTCATTGTCATGCGATATCTGTTTGCATTTCTCAATCATCTGTCTGAATTCTCGGATGAGAATATGATGGATCCGTATAATTTAGCAATATGCTTTGGTCCAACACTTGTACCAGTGCCAGAGGATAAGGATCAAGTGCAGTATCAAAATCAAGTCAATGAactgattaaaaatatcataacATTCTGCGAGGAAATTTTTCCGGATGACATTGGTGGCATTCAGTATGAGAAGTACATTAGCAGAGAGCCTGATGATGT AGATGTGGGCGATTCGCCGACTGATCAGGTCCAAGAAGACATGGACTCAGAAGTCTATCCCTCTGAAGATG AATCAGAGAATCTAGAGGCGACAGCCCAATTTGACTTCAACGCACGATCAGAGCGTGAGTTGAGTTTTAAAAAAGGTGACACTATAACTCTCTACATGCAAGTGAGTTACGACTGGTGGAGAGGCTCGGTGGGTGGACGAGAGGGTCTTATCCCCGATAAATACATTATGCTAAAAATAAA GGATGAAGAGCGTGACAAAGACCTCTTGAAGTCCTCCAGCGAAGAGTCAATGCGCAGACGTGCATCGAGCTCAGCAGACAGTACCCTATCAAGTAACAATTCACCTTTGATGGGACCAAGTAGTAATCACAACAATGCGTGGACTGCGACAAATGCAACAGACACTGTAACGACTTCCGGGTcctctcagcacgccgaagcCATCCCCAACAATACCATTGTATCAATGGCAGTGGCGAATACAGCGTGTACCTCGCAAACGCTCATCAGTCGAGAG GCCTCAACCCAATCAAAGCCCTCGACACCGAGTGACGAAAAAGTCTTCCCCGAGGACTGTGCCCTGGACGAGAACGGAAGTGTCAATGATTTCCTGGATACCCTGTCAACCGGCAGTGACGATATTCCTCCGGATCCCTCCATCTCCCCCGATCCACCCCGAGGAATGTCCCGAAAGCAGCAGTGGAAGTCCCAAAGTGTCTTGGAAGGTACTCCAGCCCCCCAAGCCGACGATACCCCCGAGACAAAGACATTCTCAGCAAATCGAGAATTATGGCAGAAGCGTGCAACATCCCAGAGCAGTCTAGCCCCACCAGTTCCCCCAACTCCAAAGTCCTTCCGAGTTCTCCAAGAATTTCGTGACATGCGGCAAAAGCACACCCCAGACCTAGTGATGGATCTTCCCCTGACATCCcaggatgaaaataaaaaatcatcgtcCACCACGAGTCTGAGCAGCTCAGACGACGAGACATCATCAGTCTATCAGAATCGTTCACCTGGTTCAAATGGCCCTGAGTCACCAGATATGAGCACAGCAGCTGAGAGATTTGCCAAGCAAAATCAGTGtacattgaagaaaaatacaaaaacatCAAATGGAGGCAATACAGAAAGAATAAAAAGTCTTATTGATGATGAGGATCAGGCTGACAACAGTGATATTGTGAGATCAGCGAGTAGCAGTGAGATATCATCGACTGATGTGCCATTACGTTCCCCACTGCCACCAAGATCGACACCCATGATAGCTGCTAAATTCGCAGATATGAGACTGACTGGTGGCAGCCAGCAAGTGTCTTCCTTCAAACCACAGGTCAAGGTTAAACCTACCATATTGCGTAAGCCAGTTATGCCTTTTCCACATCCACACATGAGCCCGGAATTggcgagaaaaattgaaaaacaggTGCAGAATACAGAGCAGGCTAATTAG
- the LOC135165035 gene encoding SLIT-ROBO Rho GTPase-activating protein 1-like isoform X1 gives MDEEHEIDGVKSTIKRLGSTRKLLVFNNIRLQLNEQLRCLDVRMESQVALVAELQDFFRRRAELELDYSKSLDKMARSIQLRHKEQKQKREQWPLFSSYACWQQLVNETKSLSRDHAALSEVYSTHLVGRLNQVMEDVQRIYRRCREIGYETHEEILRVLHELHTTMKTYQAYQGESRQAETKLRVAEQQRSKLEVTNAPPEKLARSKKYKLIEKEVNKRKAKYTEAKLKALKARNEYILCLEASNTTIHKYFVDDLSDLIDCMDFGFHNCIARALLMHCSAEDGRQRSLQSGAEQLAACVGSLDSRADKQRFLESHHAAFMIPKKFEFQCQRGDDAPEPELQKILHNEMEQRLTQLQQRVTSLRTESEEVWKTLETAETSLLEMLTAKDYDCTRYFGDNAVPTSKPPETVQIKLRADRQETEDFYLMKFREYLLGTSRIARLDAKQDYIRQSLQDGSNGSPNPSIPSKQKQARRKRIGRLQMNGQPKLFGGSLEEYLETMNQEIPLIVKSCVRVINLYGLHHQGIFRVSGSQVEINNFREWFERGEDPLADVTDASDINSVAGVLKLYLRELREPLFPIIYFEHLMELAQLESKQEFVIKMKELISSLSRPVVIVMRYLFAFLNHLSEFSDENMMDPYNLAICFGPTLVPVPEDKDQVQYQNQVNELIKNIITFCEEIFPDDIGGIQYEKYISREPDDVDVGDSPTDQVQEDMDSEVYPSEDESENLEATAQFDFNARSERELSFKKGDTITLYMQVSYDWWRGSVGGREGLIPDKYIMLKIKDEERDKDLLKSSSEESMRRRASSSADSTLSSNNSPLMGPSSNHNNAWTATNATDTVTTSGSSQHAEAIPNNTIVSMAVANTACTSQTLISREASTQSKPSTPSDEKVFPEDCALDENGSVNDFLDTLSTGSDDIPPDPSISPDPPRGMSRKQQWKSQSVLEGTPAPQADDTPETKTFSANRELWQKRATSQSSLAPPVPPTPKSFRVLQEFRDMRQKHTPDLVMDLPLTSQDENKKSSSTTSLSSSDDETSSVYQNRSPGSNGPESPDMSTAAERFAKQNQCTLKKNTKTSNGGNTERIKSLIDDEDQADNSDIVRSASSSEISSTDVPLRSPLPPRSTPMIAAKFADMRLTGGSQQVSSFKPQVKVKPTILRKPVMPFPHPHMSPELARKIEKQVQNTEQAN, from the exons ATGGATGAGGAGCACGAGATCGACGGGGTCAAGTCGACCATCAAGAGACTGGGGTCCACAAGGAAATTGCTTGTTTTCAACA ATATAAGGCTGCAATTGAACGAGCAGCTGAGATGTCTGGACGTGAGAATGGAGTCCCAGGTGGCACTGGTAGCTGAACTGCAGGACTTCTTCCGCAGAAGAGCAGAACTAGAGTTAGATTACAGTAAATCCTTGGATAAAATGGCCAGGAGTATTCAGCTGAGGCACAAGGAACAAAAACAAAA GAGGGAGCAGTGGCCCTTATTTTCGAGCTACGCTTGCTGGCAGCAGCTGGTGAATGAAACAAAATCACTCAGTAGAGATCACGCCGCCCTCTCCGAGGTGTACAGTACCCACCTCGTTGGACGTCTTAATCAAGTTATGGAGGATGTCCAGCGTATCTACCGTCGTTGTCGTGAAATAGGTTACGAAACACACGAAGAAATTCTCAGGGTACTCCACGAATTACACACAACAATGAAAACTTATCAGGCTTATCAGGGTGAGTCGAGGCAGGCGGAGACTAAACTACGGGTTGCTGAGCAACAGAGGAGTAAACTCGAGGTCACAAATGCACCACCTGAGAAGTTAGCTAGGAGTAAAAAATACAAGCTCATCGAGAAGGAAGTGAACAAG AGGAAGGCAAAGTACACAGAAGCAAAGCTCAAAGCCCTGAAGGCGCGAAATGAGTATATTCTCTGTCTAGAAGCCTCAAACACCACGATCCACAAGTATTTCGTTGACGATTTATCAGACCTGATCGATTGCATGGACTTTGGCTTTCACAATTGCATCGCTAGAGCTCTCCTGATGCACTGCAGTGCAGAAGATGGACGACAAAGATCACTGCAATCTGGTGCTGAACAATTAGCAGCATGTGTTGGCTCCCTAGACTCACGAGCTGATAAACAGAGATTCCTCGAGTCTCATCATGCCGCCTTCATGATtcccaaaaaatttgaattccaGTGCCAACGGGGTGACGATGCACCTGAGCctgaattacaaaaaattctccacaatGAAATGGAACAGAGACTGACGCAGTTACAACAGAGGGTTACATCATTGAGAACCGAGTCGGAGGAAGTTTGGAAGACACTTGAAACTGCTGAAACCAGTCTCCTTGAAATGTTGACAGCTAAGGATTACGATTGCACTAGGTATTTTGGTGACAATGCTGTGCCAACTTCAAAGCCACCTGAGACTGTTCAGATCAAATTGCGTGCCGACAGACAGGAGACTGAGGACTTTTATCTTATG AAATTCCGGGAGTACTTGTTGGGCACCTCTCGCATAGCCCGACTGGATGCAAAGCAGGACTACATCCGGCAGTCGCTCCAGGACGGTTCAAATGGCAGTCCTAATCCGTCAATTCCCTCGAAGCAGAAGCAAGCCCGAAGAAAGAGGATCGGTCGCCTCCAGATGAACGGTCAGCCAAAGCTCTTCGGTGGTTCCCTCGAGGAGTACCTCGAGACCATGAACCAAGAGATACCCTTGATAGTAAAGAGCTGTGTCAGAGTGATAAATCTCTACGGTCTCCACCACCAGGGGATTTTCCGTGTGTCGGGCTCCCAAGttgagataaataattttcgcgAGTGGTTTGAACGCGGTGAGGATCCATTGGCCGACGTGACCGATGCATCAGACATAAACAGTGTCGCTGGTGTTCTGAAACTTTACCTGAGAGAACTACGTGAGCCCCTCTTTCCCATAATATATTTTGAACATCTCATGGAACTTGCACAACTCGAATCGAAACAGGAATTTGTCATCAAGATGAAGGAACTAATATCGAGTTTATCACGACCCGTTGTCATTGTCATGCGATATCTGTTTGCATTTCTCAATCATCTGTCTGAATTCTCGGATGAGAATATGATGGATCCGTATAATTTAGCAATATGCTTTGGTCCAACACTTGTACCAGTGCCAGAGGATAAGGATCAAGTGCAGTATCAAAATCAAGTCAATGAactgattaaaaatatcataacATTCTGCGAGGAAATTTTTCCGGATGACATTGGTGGCATTCAGTATGAGAAGTACATTAGCAGAGAGCCTGATGATGT AGATGTGGGCGATTCGCCGACTGATCAGGTCCAAGAAGACATGGACTCAGAAGTCTATCCCTCTGAAGATG AATCAGAGAATCTAGAGGCGACAGCCCAATTTGACTTCAACGCACGATCAGAGCGTGAGTTGAGTTTTAAAAAAGGTGACACTATAACTCTCTACATGCAAGTGAGTTACGACTGGTGGAGAGGCTCGGTGGGTGGACGAGAGGGTCTTATCCCCGATAAATACATTATGCTAAAAATAAA GGATGAAGAGCGTGACAAAGACCTCTTGAAGTCCTCCAGCGAAGAGTCAATGCGCAGACGTGCATCGAGCTCAGCAGACAGTACCCTATCAAGTAACAATTCACCTTTGATGGGACCAAGTAGTAATCACAACAATGCGTGGACTGCGACAAATGCAACAGACACTGTAACGACTTCCGGGTcctctcagcacgccgaagcCATCCCCAACAATACCATTGTATCAATGGCAGTGGCGAATACAGCGTGTACCTCGCAAACGCTCATCAGTCGAGAG GCCTCAACCCAATCAAAGCCCTCGACACCGAGTGACGAAAAAGTCTTCCCCGAGGACTGTGCCCTGGACGAGAACGGAAGTGTCAATGATTTCCTGGATACCCTGTCAACCGGCAGTGACGATATTCCTCCGGATCCCTCCATCTCCCCCGATCCACCCCGAGGAATGTCCCGAAAGCAGCAGTGGAAGTCCCAAAGTGTCTTGGAAGGTACTCCAGCCCCCCAAGCCGACGATACCCCCGAGACAAAGACATTCTCAGCAAATCGAGAATTATGGCAGAAGCGTGCAACATCCCAGAGCAGTCTAGCCCCACCAGTTCCCCCAACTCCAAAGTCCTTCCGAGTTCTCCAAGAATTTCGTGACATGCGGCAAAAGCACACCCCAGACCTAGTGATGGATCTTCCCCTGACATCCcaggatgaaaataaaaaatcatcgtcCACCACGAGTCTGAGCAGCTCAGACGACGAGACATCATCAGTCTATCAGAATCGTTCACCTGGTTCAAATGGCCCTGAGTCACCAGATATGAGCACAGCAGCTGAGAGATTTGCCAAGCAAAATCAGTGtacattgaagaaaaatacaaaaacatCAAATGGAGGCAATACAGAAAGAATAAAAAGTCTTATTGATGATGAGGATCAGGCTGACAACAGTGATATTGTGAGATCAGCGAGTAGCAGTGAGATATCATCGACTGATGTGCCATTACGTTCCCCACTGCCACCAAGATCGACACCCATGATAGCTGCTAAATTCGCAGATATGAGACTGACTGGTGGCAGCCAGCAAGTGTCTTCCTTCAAACCACAGGTCAAGGTTAAACCTACCATATTGCGTAAGCCAGTTATGCCTTTTCCACATCCACACATGAGCCCGGAATTggcgagaaaaattgaaaaacaggTGCAGAATACAGAGCAGGCTAATTAG